A segment of the Aythya fuligula isolate bAytFul2 chromosome 10, bAytFul2.pri, whole genome shotgun sequence genome:
AGGCACTCACACAGTGATCAGCTTGTTCTGCAGCTCGGGCTTGGTGATGACGAACACCTGCACCGTGTCGAACAGCTCCCGGGAGATGAAATCCTCGGGCACCTGCGGAGacacagggaagtggtggagtcaccgtccctggaggtcttcaaaagacgtttagatgtggagcttagggatatgggttagtggggactgctagcgttaggtcagaggttggactcgatgatcttgaggtctcttccaacctagaaattctgtgattctgggattctgtgacaGCGCCCTGGCGACAGCGGAACGGACGAACCCCGGAACCAGCCCCGCGCGGTGCCTGTTTCCCCGCCGGACACATTTCCCCGCCGCACCGCGCTCCCACCCCTCCGCCGGGCCCCCTTGCGGTAGCGGTGTCCCCTCGCCGCGGGTCCCCCCGGGTGCCGCTCCCCCTTAGAACCGTTCCGCCTCGCTGCCGTTCCGCCCCCCCACCCCGGTgccgctcccctccctccttcctcccctccccggtACCGCCGCACCTGGTAGGTGATCTTGGGCCCCAGCGTGGGGTGGAACTCGCTGAAGAACACGCACTCAATCCTCCCACCCATGgccgccccgctgccggcccgccccgccccgctccctcccctcGGCGTCACGAAGGGCGGGCCTCAAGGGCGGGCACCACCCTTTCCACCCAATCACCGCGGCGGGCGCGCTGACTGACACCCGCTCCGCCCAATAGCCGCTCTCCGCTCACCCCCTCCCGCGACGCTGCCGCCCTCCCGGCTCCGCCATGTCGCTGCCGGCCGAGGGGGAGCCGCGGCTCCTCCGCTCCctgcgcgccgccgccgccgccgccgctcacGCCGCGTCCCTGGGGCTGCCCGCGGGGGTGGCCGCGCTGGCCCGGCCGGGCTCCAGTGAGTGCcgggggggtgtggggaggagCGGGGAGGCCCCGAGCCGTGCCCCCGCCCCACGTCTCCGCTCCCCGCAGGCCTCTTCTCCTGGCACCCGCTGCTGATGGCGCTGGCGGTGAgtggggggcggcggggccgggcccggggggcGCCTCAGGGCCCCGCTgagcctccctccctcccccctccccgccgctcccctcCTCAGTTCTCGCTGCTGCTGACCCAGGCGCTCTTGGTCTTCTCGCCCGAGGCCTCCCCGCTGCGCTCGCTGTCCCGCAAGGCCAAGGTGCGGGCGCACTGGGCCCTGCAGGTGCTGGCGCTGCTGTGcgcgctgctggggctggcgcTGGTGGCGTACCacaaggagctgcagggcaAGGGGCACTTCCACACCTGGCACGGCCGCGCCGGGCTGCTGGCGGTGCTGTACGCCAGCGGGCAGAGCCTCggcgggctgctgctgctctaccCGAAGCTGGCGAGGGGCTGGCCGCCGGGGAAACTGAGGTTGTACCACGCCACGGCGGGGCTGGTGGGCTACCTGCTGGGCTGCgccagcctggtgctgggcatGTGCTCGCTCTGGTTCACCGCCGCCGTCAGCGGCGCCGCCTGGTACCTGGCCGTGCTCTGCCCGCTCCTCAGCAGCCTGGTGGTGATGAACCAGGTGAGCAACGCCTACCTGTACCGCAAGCGGAGCCAGCACTGAGCCTCTCCCGTGAGTCCCGTGCAGCGGCTGGGACGTGCCCCAGAGCTGGGGATGCCGCCGGTCCCCGGCCGTGGGCAGGGGAGGGTCGGGGatccctgctccttccccctccctccctgtccATGCACAAATTCCCGTGCCGCGGGGTTACCTGCGGCGAGGTTTCGGCCTGGCGGGGGCCGCGGGGTGTTTTGCAGCCTGCCGGGGGCCGGCTCGTCCTCCCACGGGTGCATGGAACAGCGCAAGCACAGGAGGGacctcagcaggcagctgcacGGGCTCCtgtcctcagcacagccccgggtgggagctggtggcagggccTGGGGACGGTTCCTGGAGCAGAGCGACCCTCGGGGAGGCTGGAAGCCACCGCAGCACCTCTCCTCCCGCCACAGCCCGCAGCCTTCCCGGCCCCAGCGTCGCAGTGCTCCGTGGGCCACGCTGGgacggccccggggctgctccccaaCGTGCTCCTGGCAGGGCcggagagctgggagcagcgcCCGAGCTGGGAAACTCTTCTGTATCTAGAGCTTTTATTCAATAAAGATTTCAGGCAGCTACAGCGTGGCACGGCCTCCTTACTGCCCCAGAGAAAGGGCCAAACTGAAGCCCCCGAGCACCCAAAACGGCACCAGCCACAGGTGGGTGGTCGGCAGGGCCCCTGCAGATCCCTGGCACCGAGCAGCCCCTGTTTGGGGAGAAAACTCCTCCTCGAGGCACGGCTCGGTGCCCTGGCTGCGGCGTGGAGAGGCCAACGACTGCTCTTTCAAAGAACTGTTTATTGATACCGAAACGTCTGTGTTTTCCCTGGGTGACAAAACCTTCCCGCGTGgtcctttagaaaaataaactcgCGCCGCCGCGGGCTGCGGCCCAGAGCCCGGGGCGAGGAGCTCTGGGGAGCAGCCTCTCCCTCCCTCGCCAAGGACAGCCCGGCCACGCGGAGGGAGCAGGACAGAAGGGGGAGCCCGTTTCTACTTGAAGGAGAGAAACCCGGTGCCAGAGGAAGCAGCTTGTGTGCCCCGCTGTAAAAATTAATTCCAGCTTCTAGGATAATCTGGCAAACGGATTAGTGGAGCGGCAGCTGAgggcaccagcccctgctggggcaatgctgcagcaggagaggaaacaGAGGAGAGCCAACGCCACGGAATGAACGCCACGGGGCCGGGGCCGATCCCCGCTCCGGGTGCTGGCCCCACGTGGGAGCTCCGTCGGCCTCCTGCCGGGGCGGAGGGAAGGAGGGTGGGAACGGGCAGAGGACTCCGCAAAGCCCCCCGAGCCTTCCCATTCCCAAGATCAGGAACCAAACGAAATCGAGAAAGGAGAAAACGAAGTTTCGAGTGCAGAGAAGCGAGGAAGCGCGGTGCCACTCGCTGACTTGGCTCCCCGGGTGCCCAGGAGGTCCCTTCGCGGCCTCGGAGCAGGGGTCAGCCTGCGCGGACCGGCCCAAGGTCTCCCTCCGGAACAAAGCTCCCGGCGTGGGCATCCACATCCACGCTGGGGGGGCAGCGAGAGGCAGAGCCCCACGGCGCTCAGGCCCTCGGCGCTGGGCTGAGGCAGCCCCTGTCCCCGGGCCGGGAGCGTCCCCGCAGGCAGCGTCCCCATGCGGGCGTTGGCGTCTCTCCCGcggagctgggcagggaggacGGGGCCGGCAGGGCCGCAGCTCACGGCTGGGACGGGGCGTCCTCAAAGCTGATCAGGCTGCTCTCGTGGCCGGCCGCCTTCCCCGCCGCGGTGGATTCGGTGGGCAGCGGGCCCTCGCTCttcaccaccacctcctcctcctcgtcctccatGCTGGGCCACGCCGTCTGGTCCTCCACGCGCTTCAGCCGCTCGTTCAGCGCCTTCAGGGCCAGCTGCCTGTGGGGTAAAAGCGGGTGGACAGCGGGGTGAGGGACGGACAGGGAGCGTGGTACCCgctcttcccctctcctctcatCCCATGCACAGTCCCGTGGCGGGGGGAGCAGCGACCAGCACCCACGGGCTGCCCGAGCTGGGGCCGTGGCAGAGGAGGGGAAGCCAAACAGAGGCACTGAGGCGTGACGTGCAGAGCTCCCTCACCACGTGCTGTGCTTGGGGGCTGCTCCAGAAGCGGAGGGGAGCGAGGCGAGCAGCGAGCTGGCGCCTCACCCCGTGACCGAGCTGCCGCTGCACGTGCAGGAGGGCCGGGTCACGGCGCTGACTCAGCTCGCCTCCTGCTGCGCCACGGTGGCGGGGAGGACATGGCAGCAGGAACCGCGCCCCGCTGCCCGACACACCCTTTCCCCAGGACCCCCCGCTTGGCCCCAGTGCTGTGATTTTGGCTTGGGAAGCGGGCGGGCAGCTTGCAGCGGGTGCGTGCCAGCAGGCGGCCCCATGGAGGaggctcccctcagcgccctgaccccaaatcccccccggGGCCCACAGCAGCGCGGGGCCGGTGTTACCTTCTCCTCTCGGCGTCCTGGGGGTCCGTTCCCGGCAGGCTGATGGTGATGGAGGAGGGGGCGCCCACGTCGTAGCGCTTCACCGTCTTCCGGCAGAGCCTCACCTTGACCAGCAGCCCGTACACCAGGTTGGCCGCCAGCCCCACGGCGGGCTGCAGGATCTCGGGGAAGAAGGTGGCGAAGGCGAAGTGGTCGGACATATCCCCGCGGCCCCGGCTGTGCCGCTGGTAGAAGCGCAGGTAGACCCAGCTGGACAGCAGCCCGAAGCCGTAGGACACCAGCGCGGCGCTCTCCACCAGGGCGGCCAGCCGCAGcccggccagcagcagcagcagcagcgtgggcGCCGCCTTCACCCTCACCTGCGGCACCCGCAGCACCGTGCTGTCGCCCATCGTCTGCTTCAGCGCCACCAGCACCCCCGCCAGGAAGCCGGGCGCGCCGTGGATGCGCACCTCGAACAGGTAGGCCAGGCGGAAGGTGGCGGCGTAGGCCAGGCAGTAGGCGCaggcccccagcagccccacggcCGCGTTGACGGCGGCgtagaacagcagcagctccagcgcCCCCCACAGCGGCTCCAGCAgccgcccggccgccgccaCCGTGCCCAGGCTGAGCGCCACGCCGGCCGCCCGCCGCTCCACCAGCCCGTGGGTCAGCAGCGTCCACAGGCGGCAGccgggcggcagcagcagccccggggtcACCGCCAGCCCCGAGGCCGTGTCCAGGCCGAAGGACAGCGCGTACAGCAGCACCACGGCGCCGCTCAGCGCCTTCACCACCACGCTGCTGCCGCCCAGCGCCCGGGCCAGCTGCTGCCGGGAGACCGGCACGAAGCGCCGCATGGCGGGGCCGGACCCCCCCCCGGTAAAGCACCGGGCCCGGTCCCGGTCccaggccctgccctgcccgccccggcccggccccggcgccgcTCGGCCCCCGTCAGGCCCCGCCGCTGGGCCAGGCCGGGCGCGGACAAACAGAGGAAGTGCGCATGcgcggggtggggagggggggagggaggggtgggaggggtgtggggaggggaggggtttggggagggggcggggatTAGGGAGGGAGGGGCGGGGCGTGAtgagggagggggcggggcgagGAGGGGAGCCACGCCCActgggagggtggggg
Coding sequences within it:
- the LOC116493229 gene encoding cytochrome b561 domain-containing protein 2 isoform X1, producing the protein MSLPAEGEPRLLRSLRAAAAAAAHAASLGLPAGVAALARPGSSLFSWHPLLMALAVSGGRRGRARGAPQGPAEPPSLPPPRRSPPQFSLLLTQALLVFSPEASPLRSLSRKAKVRAHWALQVLALLCALLGLALVAYHKELQGKGHFHTWHGRAGLLAVLYASGQSLGGLLLLYPKLARGWPPGKLRLYHATAGLVGYLLGCASLVLGMCSLWFTAAVSGAAWYLAVLCPLLSSLVVMNQVSNAYLYRKRSQH
- the TMEM115 gene encoding transmembrane protein 115 gives rise to the protein MRRFVPVSRQQLARALGGSSVVVKALSGAVVLLYALSFGLDTASGLAVTPGLLLPPGCRLWTLLTHGLVERRAAGVALSLGTVAAAGRLLEPLWGALELLLFYAAVNAAVGLLGACAYCLAYAATFRLAYLFEVRIHGAPGFLAGVLVALKQTMGDSTVLRVPQVRVKAAPTLLLLLLAGLRLAALVESAALVSYGFGLLSSWVYLRFYQRHSRGRGDMSDHFAFATFFPEILQPAVGLAANLVYGLLVKVRLCRKTVKRYDVGAPSSITISLPGTDPQDAERRRQLALKALNERLKRVEDQTAWPSMEDEEEEVVVKSEGPLPTESTAAGKAAGHESSLISFEDAPSQP
- the LOC116493229 gene encoding cytochrome b561 domain-containing protein 2 isoform X2, which translates into the protein MSLPAEGEPRLLRSLRAAAAAAAHAASLGLPAGVAALARPGSSLFSWHPLLMALAFSLLLTQALLVFSPEASPLRSLSRKAKVRAHWALQVLALLCALLGLALVAYHKELQGKGHFHTWHGRAGLLAVLYASGQSLGGLLLLYPKLARGWPPGKLRLYHATAGLVGYLLGCASLVLGMCSLWFTAAVSGAAWYLAVLCPLLSSLVVMNQVSNAYLYRKRSQH